AAAGAAGGCATCAATATATGACATATTATTGGTTACAGCCATTGGGAAGGCACTTATAAAAGCAGATATGGGGAACACCAGAGCAGAAATAATTACAGCGTCCTTAACTTCCAGATCATATTCCGGTATCAATCTGTAAATTGCAAAACCAGCTGCAAATGTAAGTACTGAGGTCAGGCCATAGATTATCGCTGCGTAGTTGTCCTGAAGCAGGATCGCTGCCATGGAAGGCACTATTAGTACAAGTGAGAACGCGATCAGAAAATAACCAATATACTTTAGCACAGCAGCCGGACTTACAGGGGATACCAGTTCGTACACAACTATATTTATGGAGTGTAATGTTAAACAGTTTACTGATGGAAACCTGCTTCAGTGTTTTTATGAGATAAAAATGCATTAATATCTGATGTCGCATAATACTTAACCGGCTATTCTGCCTGTTGGAATCATCTTATATTTATATTCAAGAGAACTGCAAAAAGAAGAGGGGTCATTATGGATGAACTTGAAGGATTTACCCGGCGAGAGAAGATCGCTTACTTCTCAATGGAGATCGGGCTGAAAAATGAAATTTCAACTTACAGCGGTGGTCTGGGAATACTTGCCGGGGACGTTATCAGAGCCAGCTGCGACCTGAGTATACCTCTGGTCGGTGTAACCCTGGTGAGCAAAAAAGGCTATTTTTCTCAACAACTGGATGAAAAAGGCAGACAGTCTGAATCTGAAAAGAACTGGTCTCCGGCAGATCACATGACATTGATGCCTGAAGAGGTGGTTGTTCGTATTCAGAATCGTGATGTCAGGATCAAGGCTTGGCTCTATGAGCACAGGAGCCTTACCGAAGAGCGGATACCCGTCATTCTGCTTGATACTGATGTTGAAGGTAACTCTCCTGAAGATCGTAAGATAACAGATTATCTTTACGGAGGTGACAGCAGATACAGGCTGAAACAGGAGATCGTACTTGGTATAGGCGGAGTGAGAATGCTTGACAGACTGGGCTTTCGTATAAGCAAGTACCATATGAATGAAGGACATTCAAGCCTTCTGACGCTTGAGCTGTTACGCAGAAATGAAATGGATTCCGGCAGAGTGAAGGATCTCTGTGTTTTCACCACACATACACCTGTTGCAAGCGGCCATGACAGATTCCCCTATGAACTGGTGAGAGAAGTAATTGAGGACGAAAAGCAGATCGAGGCTCTCAAAAAATACGGGGGTGAGGATGAGCTGAATATGACCGTCCTGGCTCTGAATCTGTCCGACTATATTAACGGGGTGGCAAAAAGGCACCGTGAGATCTCGGAAAAGATGTTTCCCGGCTATAAGTTCAAATCGATTACCAATGGTGTACATTCCTATACCTGGGTGTGTCCCCAGTTCAGGGAACTTTACGACAGGCATATTCCCGGCTGGGCAAACGAGCCGGAACTTCTGGTCAGGGTGAAGAACGTACCAAACGATGAGATATGGCAGGCTCATAAAGATGCAAAAAAAGAGCTTATAGACCTTGTCAACAGGAAAACCGGAGTCCATATGGACTATGATACCCTTACCATCGGTTTTGCAAGGCGGATGACCGAATACAAAAGACCTGCCTTTATCTTCTCAGATCTTGAAAGGCTCAGAAGGGTCAACAGAGCGGGCAGGATACAGCTTATATTTGCGGGTAAGGCACATCCTGCTGATATAAGGGGAAAACAGATAATTGAAGAGCTGTTTGCCCATATGGAAAACCTGAGTGATACGATAAAGATCGCTTTCCTGGAAGATTATGATATGGGTCTTGCACTGAAACTGGTCTCAGGGGTGGATGTATGGCTGAACACTCCCAAAAGACCCTTCGAAGCTTCAGGTACAAGTGGTATGAAAGCAGCCCATAACGCCGTTGTAAACTTCAGTGTACCTGACGGCTGGTGGATAGAGGGATGTGTTCCGGGAGTTACGGGTTACTCTATCGGA
The window above is part of the Methanolobus zinderi genome. Proteins encoded here:
- the glgP gene encoding alpha-glucan family phosphorylase is translated as MDELEGFTRREKIAYFSMEIGLKNEISTYSGGLGILAGDVIRASCDLSIPLVGVTLVSKKGYFSQQLDEKGRQSESEKNWSPADHMTLMPEEVVVRIQNRDVRIKAWLYEHRSLTEERIPVILLDTDVEGNSPEDRKITDYLYGGDSRYRLKQEIVLGIGGVRMLDRLGFRISKYHMNEGHSSLLTLELLRRNEMDSGRVKDLCVFTTHTPVASGHDRFPYELVREVIEDEKQIEALKKYGGEDELNMTVLALNLSDYINGVAKRHREISEKMFPGYKFKSITNGVHSYTWVCPQFRELYDRHIPGWANEPELLVRVKNVPNDEIWQAHKDAKKELIDLVNRKTGVHMDYDTLTIGFARRMTEYKRPAFIFSDLERLRRVNRAGRIQLIFAGKAHPADIRGKQIIEELFAHMENLSDTIKIAFLEDYDMGLALKLVSGVDVWLNTPKRPFEASGTSGMKAAHNAVVNFSVPDGWWIEGCVPGVTGYSIGAGIDADRPPEEIEEIERDDLYNKLEYIIVPKYYKRRDEWVSIMKNSVELIAYYFNCHRMMRRYVTEAYL